AAACCAAAAGTATAGCTGTTCCGGTTCTGTAATATATGGATCCTCAATGAGATTGATAGgtagatagagagagagagtttgGGTGGAAGTGACAAATTAGACAATTATTATTCATCAGTGGACTTATCCAATCACAACTTAGCAGAATCTAAATCTCCTCCAACCCTTATAGCCACTGACTTGGACTTCTAAAATCTCCTCCACCCAATTTTATCATCctgcttttctctttcttttcttttctcacatTTCATTACTTGTCTTACTACATTATACCTCACAGcactcaaaagaaaaagaaaaacacccaTTAATTAAGCTAGTCATGGCAGCTGCACTCACTGCTGCTGTATCTATTCCAGCATCCAATTCATCGTCTCTCCAAACCAGAACTTCTATTTCTTCCTCGGAACGAATCAGCTTCAACAAGGTACAATCGGGCACATTcggtttcttttcttttctttatgtcACAATTGAACACATTCACATTCCAAAATCATGCACCGTATTCATATTCAATGTATTTCTTGGGTCCATATTAATTGTATTACGTGTAGACCTGTTTGTACTCTAGGAATGGCTGTGCCAGCAGAAGGGTGTTTTCTATCAAAGCCGAGGTTACTACGGACACTACTCCACCTGCCAAAGTAGAGAAGATTTCAAAGAAGTATGAAGAAGGTGTTGTTGTCAACAAGTTCAAACCCAAGAACCCTTTCACTGGCAAAGTCcttctcaacaccaagatcaCAGCTGATGATGCTCCAGGAGAAACCTGGCACATGGTCTTCCATACAGACGGTAATTTACCATATTTTGTTTTTCGTGCAGATTAATCTGTACAAGTGATTTAATATTTGTTATAAATGATAGTAATGTATGATTTTCTTTCTTACATATATAGGTGAGGTTCCATACAGAGAAGGACAATCTATTGGTATTATTCCAGAGGGTATTGACAAAAATGGAAAGCCACACAAGCTGAGATTATACTCAATTGCCAGTAGTGCTCTTGGGGATCTTGGAGACTCCAAAACTGTAATATCAATCTTTCACAATGTGTACATTCTTTTATTCAAACTTTTGAGCTTGCGTTAGGCCTTCATTTATGTAGCTAATGATAATGCTGTAGCTCATGGTTGAACTTCTTCTGATGGGTATGTAGGTTTCTCTTTGTGTCAAAAGGCTGGTGTACACCAACGACCAAGGCGAAGAAGTCAAGGGAGTCTGCTCTAATTTCCTATGTGAGCTTTCAAGATATATATAGATATGGTTGCATTTAGTTCAGTCTGTAGCACAATCATAAAGTATGAAACTGCGCATGTACTCTCAGAAACCAGCTTGTCTAACTATTCAAACCACTATCTCAGGTGATTTGCA
This DNA window, taken from Papaver somniferum cultivar HN1 chromosome 3, ASM357369v1, whole genome shotgun sequence, encodes the following:
- the LOC113357166 gene encoding ferredoxin--NADP reductase, leaf-type isozyme, chloroplastic-like — translated: MAAALTAAVSIPASNSSSLQTRTSISSSERISFNKTCLYSRNGCASRRVFSIKAEVTTDTTPPAKVEKISKKYEEGVVVNKFKPKNPFTGKVLLNTKITADDAPGETWHMVFHTDGEVPYREGQSIGIIPEGIDKNGKPHKLRLYSIASSALGDLGDSKTVSLCVKRLVYTNDQGEEVKGVCSNFLCDLQPGSDVKITGPVGKEMLMPKDPNATIIMLATGTGIAPFRSFLWKMFFEKHEDYKFNGLAWLFLGVPTSSSLLYQQEFQKMTEKAPENFRLDYAVSREQTNEKGEKMYIQTRMAQYAEELWQLLKKDNTFIYMCGLKGMEKGIDDIMDSLAARDGIVWTDFKKSLKKAGQWNVEVY